A region of bacterium (Candidatus Blackallbacteria) CG13_big_fil_rev_8_21_14_2_50_49_14 DNA encodes the following proteins:
- a CDS encoding Asp-tRNA(Asn)/Glu-tRNA(Gln) amidotransferase GatCAB subunit B — protein sequence MTDFEAVIGLEVHAELLTDAKLFCESAAHFGAAPNTHVGPVSLGLPGTLPVLNQRVVEMGIRAGLATHCQIPAKTKFDRKHYFYPDLPKGYQITQFDQPIAENGWLEVQVEDQVRHIRLKRIHMEEDAGKLVHAGADRMAGSVYSLIDFNRAGVPLLEIVSEPDIHSSNEARAYLEELRSILMAIGVCDGKMQEGSLRCDANISVRPVGSEVLGTRVEIKNINSFRFLQRAVDYEIQRQITAIECGESLVQETRLWDEQKHRTISMRSKEDAHDYRYFPDPDLVDLEIDPAWVLELAESLPELPAARRKRYVEVLGLSEADASTLVAEPSYLAFFEATLAAGAEAREACKWLIGDIAAYLNEKHLGLEETRLSSSKFAELLTLLQKGTISGKIAKTLVAPLLETEQTAQELIEASGLTQISDSSALEGIILQVLEKNPEQVQQFLEGKEKVIGFLVGQVMKLSQGRAEPAQTNQLLRELLLKKKQG from the coding sequence GTGACAGATTTTGAAGCCGTAATTGGGTTGGAAGTGCATGCGGAATTATTGACGGATGCAAAGTTATTTTGTGAGTCAGCCGCTCATTTTGGTGCTGCCCCCAATACCCATGTGGGCCCTGTGTCTTTAGGCCTGCCAGGTACTTTGCCTGTTTTGAATCAGCGGGTAGTAGAGATGGGCATTCGTGCCGGTTTGGCGACACATTGTCAAATTCCCGCAAAAACAAAATTCGATCGCAAACACTATTTTTATCCTGATTTACCCAAAGGCTATCAAATTACGCAGTTTGATCAGCCGATTGCTGAAAATGGCTGGTTGGAAGTGCAGGTGGAAGATCAAGTGCGCCATATTCGTCTGAAGCGCATTCATATGGAAGAAGACGCGGGTAAGTTGGTGCATGCTGGAGCCGATCGCATGGCTGGCTCTGTTTACAGTCTGATTGATTTTAACCGGGCTGGTGTGCCTCTCTTGGAAATTGTCAGTGAACCCGATATTCACAGCAGCAACGAAGCGCGTGCTTATCTTGAAGAGTTGCGCAGTATTCTCATGGCGATTGGGGTTTGTGACGGCAAAATGCAGGAGGGCAGTTTGCGTTGTGATGCCAATATTTCAGTGCGTCCTGTGGGGTCTGAGGTCTTGGGCACCCGTGTTGAGATTAAAAATATCAACTCCTTCCGCTTTCTTCAAAGGGCTGTGGATTATGAGATTCAGCGTCAAATCACGGCGATTGAATGTGGTGAAAGTCTGGTTCAGGAAACCCGTTTATGGGATGAACAAAAACACCGTACGATTTCTATGCGCTCGAAAGAAGATGCACATGATTACCGTTATTTCCCAGATCCCGATTTGGTCGACCTCGAAATTGATCCTGCCTGGGTGCTCGAGTTGGCTGAGAGTTTGCCTGAGCTACCTGCTGCGCGTCGCAAACGCTATGTAGAAGTTTTGGGGCTGAGTGAGGCCGATGCCAGCACTTTGGTGGCAGAGCCCAGTTACCTTGCCTTTTTTGAAGCGACACTTGCTGCTGGGGCCGAAGCGAGAGAGGCTTGTAAATGGCTGATCGGAGATATTGCTGCCTATTTAAATGAAAAACATCTGGGTTTAGAAGAAACCCGTTTAAGCTCAAGCAAATTTGCTGAGTTATTGACTCTTTTGCAAAAAGGAACCATCAGTGGAAAAATTGCCAAAACTTTGGTGGCTCCCTTGTTGGAAACAGAACAAACGGCCCAGGAATTAATTGAAGCCTCTGGATTGACCCAAATTTCTGACAGCTCTGCTTTGGAGGGTATTATTTTGCAGGTGCTTGAAAAAAATCCTGAACAAGTTCAGCAGTTTCTGGAAGGCAAAGAAAAGGTGATTGGCTTTTTGGTGGGGCAAGTGATGAAATTGTCCCAGGGGCGGGCAGAACCGGCACAAACCAACCAATTGCTGAGGGAACTGCTCTTAAAGAAAAAACAAGGCTGA